The sequence below is a genomic window from Lolium perenne isolate Kyuss_39 chromosome 7, Kyuss_2.0, whole genome shotgun sequence.
CACGCATCTTCTGTGGGACCTTTGCCTTCCACACGAGACCCCAAATCCTCCGATCGCCGTCTGGTTCTGAACTAGATTGGCCCTGATTCAGTCGCTGCCACGACTCTTGCATGCCGATTCTATACGCTGAACGGACGCTAAAAGCTCCGTTACTTTCGCCACTCCAGGCAATAAAATCCTCCGTTGCACGAGATGGCAATTTAATATTTAAGATGGTATTTGCATCATGGGGCCACACACAATCACGAACAATAGCTTCATTCCACGTTCTGGATTCATGATCAATAAGATCAGCTACCCACTTCTTCCGCGAATGTCCTCTCCTTCCATCAACTTTCAgagcaccgggtctaggaagcCAATTGTCACGAAAGATCTTCACATTATAGCCTGTACCAATCCTCCATATAATTCCTCTTTTCAGTAAATCCAGACCATGAACTATACCCTGCCACGTCTGAGACTGATTCTGGATAAAAGCTGTGTCAATAAGATGGCCCGAAGGATAGTAGCGAGCTTTCAGGAGTCGAGCACACAAACTATCAGGAAATTGTAAAAGTCGCCAGGCTTGACGTGCCAGAAGGGCCTGGTTAAAGACACGTAGATCTCGGAATCCTGTGCCTCCCTTCGCTTTAGGACGTGTGATTTTATCCCAAGCTAGCCAATGTAGCTTCTTTTTATTCTGTTCATCTCCCCACCAGAAGTTGCGTATGATTTGCTCAAGATCATCGACGAGTCCCAATGGGAATTTGAATACACCCATAGCATATGTCGAGATAGACTGAAGTATAGCCTTGATTAAAATTTCTTTTGCCCCCGAGGACATATATTTCTCAGACCAATCGCTCGCGTGTTTGGCAAATTTTCCTTTTGTTGAGACAAACTTTCCCTTCTTCAGTCTTCCTTCAGGTACCGGTAGGCCCAAGTACTTTTCCTCAAAACAATTAGTATCATATTGCAAGATATTCTTTAGTTCAGCTTGTACTGCCGCTGTACATTGATCGCCAAACATAATCGaacacttccccaagcttacaagtTGGCCAGTACCTTGCTCATAACGGTCCAATATGGATTTGATCACTGTAGCTTGTTCTACAGAACCCTCAAAGAAGAGGAGACTGTCATCCGCAAATAACAGGTGGGATATTCCGGGTGCCCTCCGACAAATATGCAACTCCCGAAGAGAATTGCTCTCAATCTCCTTCCGAATGAGACAGGATAAACCATCAGCAACAAATAGGAAAAGGTACGGTGAAAGAGGATCACCTTGACGTATACCACGAGTTGGGGTGAAGGAGTCCAACATATGTCCGTTAAAGCGAATAGTGTATCGCACGGTGGTAACACACTCCATTACCCACCGTATCCATTGACTATGAAAGCCCAATTTCGCTAAAACCCCTTCCAAAAACCTCCAGTCCACGCGATCATACGCTTTGGCCATATCCAATTTGTACGCACAGAAATTCCTACGGGCTGCCGAACCCGTCTGTATAGAGTGGATGCACTCAAACGCCATTAATGCATTGTCCGTAATAAGGCGCCCAGGGATAAAAGCACTCTGAGTTGGCGAGATAATATCTTGGAGTAGTGGCCTAAGCCGGTTAACAAGACACTTCGAAACTACCTTGAAAATGACGTTGCACAGACTAATAGGTCTAAAATCTCTTAGGGCCTCCGGGTCATTTTTCTTCGGAATTAGAACAATAACAGTATCATTTACTCCTTCGGGCATAGTTCCAGTTGCAAAGAAGCATTGAACCGCTAGTACAACCTCATCCTTGAGAAGGTCCCAATTCCTCTGCAAAAAGCGGGCCGGAAAACCGTCAGGTCCTGGGGCTTTTAGAGGCCCTATTTGGAAAAGGGCATCGCTGATTTCCTTTTCAGTAAACGGAGCACAGAGCTTGATGTTCATATCATCGTCCACGCACGTCTGCATACAGTCAGTGATGATACTTGGGTTGATGTTTTCCTCCTGCGAGTATAAAGACTGGAAAAACCCCGTGGCAAGGTTACCCATCTCGACCTCATCCGAGGTCCATGTGCCATCTTCCCGCTTCAGGCGTCTAACTCTATTCTTCCTTCTGCGCCATGAGGCCCGCCTGTGAAAGTACTTTGTGTTTCGGTCTCCCTCACGTAACCATGCAACTCTGGAACGCTGCATCCACATAATTTCCTCCCTATAAAGGAGTTCATCCATCTCTTTCTCTAATCCAATACGTGCagcaacactagcatcatctgtTAGTTGGCGAACACGCTCCAACTCCTCACGCTTCTTCTGAATTTCCTTAGGTACAGACTTAAAATGAGTTCGTTTCCACCTATGTAGATTGTCCATGACAGAGCGAAGAGCGGCAGCCACATCACCCAGATCCTGTCCCGGTATTCTCCGAGACCACGCTTCCTCGACCGCAGCGGAAAGAGATGGCTCCCGTTCCCAGACTACTTCATATCTCCGACATGGAATACTCGGCAGACAATTGGTGGAAGCATCAACGGCGAGAAGGATCGGGCAATGGTCTGACCGGGAGGACGTTAGGTGTCGAAGCCGGTGTTCCGGGAATAGGGAGGACCACGCCGGTGAGGCCACAGCTCGGTCTAGCCGGACTTTTACATTACGTTCCCCACGCTGCTTATTGTCGAAAGTCCAAGGCGTACCAATGAAGCCAATGTCATGAAGATCACAGTGTGATAAAACCTCCCTAAAGTCCATCATAAGCCTCTCCGATCGTGTTGTTTGGGAGAAATGCTCCTCCTGCCACATTGCTTCATTAAAATCACCCAACATAAGCCAAGGTTTGTCGGAGCGATCCTTTATTTGCCGCAGCTTTGTCCACATATGATGGCGATCACTAGCCTTCGGCTCTCCATAAATAAAAGTCCCTCTCCACATATGATCATAGGGGCCACCACTAATATGGACATCAATATGATGGTTACTAAAGGAAAGGAGATCAACAATAACGTCCTCCGTCCAGTAAAGTGCTATGCCGCCTCCTTTCCCAGTCCCCTTCACCTGAAAACATTCTTTCATTCCGATTCTGAAACGTAAATTCTCCACTCGCTCCTTACTTTGTCTGGTCTCGCAGAGAAAGACTAGACATGGCTTGTACGTCTGTACGAGACAGACGAGTTCTTGAACGGTCGCAGATGTGGGCCACCTGACAAGTTCTTGGAGAGGAGCATGTCAGTCGCAGGTTCTTCGGTTTCTGATAAACGTACAATGGATGCTACAGATTTGAAATCTACTGGAAAAGTGGGCAAGATTAAAATATTCAATAAGATTAAATCTGAAGATTATCCTCCTGATACTCCTAAGCCATCAGTTGTAATACGTCCTCCTGCTGAAGCAGAGAAGGATGCACCTCGTAAGAAGGTCATTATCAAGCAGCCTAAGGGGCATGTAGACCAGCAAAGAGCTATTGACATTAGGAGTGGCCAGGAGCCCAGAAAGATAAGGAAAATTGCTGAGTTATCAACCTTAGAGAAGGCTAACCGAGAGGAAGATCATTGGTTTGCTGGAGAGCCCAGCCAGATGAATTCCTCTGGTAGGTTGGGTTCGGAGGGTAATAGAAAAAACAAAGTAATGGGAAATGATGAATCCTGGAGAGCTTTTCAAGAGCAGCGAGAGAGACAGGAACAGAGGTTAATTGAAGCTAGGATGTATGAAGCAAGCAGGGAGGAAGAGCTCCAGAAGGCAAAGAAgaaaaacaagaaaaagaaaaaacatgaATTTCGAGATGACGACGTTCTGGATCACCGGCCATATAGAAATGACAGAAAGGTACCTGAAAGGAATCGAGCAGCAAAGAGACGTACTCCAGCTGATATGGCAGAATATGCTCCATCGGCCAAGCGGCGCCGAGGAGGAGAGGTACTTCTTTTCGCTCATGTTTGGTGGAAGTATGCGTTGTTTTATTAATGTTTACCTAAACCGTTTATGCTGATTCCCTTCCGATGAGAATTACTTGTAACAAAAAATTTGATTAATGCCAGGTATCCAGctttgtctctgtttttttgttcTGCCTCCTAGAATTATCCCTAATTTTTTTTTTCTCAACTAAAGAGTCTCAGTCATTTATGCCATCTCAACAGAATAGTATTGCTTCTGTGAAGAGATGAAGGAACAGGACCGTAGAAAAAATCACTTTTATCATGTATTCCATCTGTTTTATTCTGTTCTTAGTTTTTCAGTTCCATCATTTTTCTTGAATATTTTTTATCATTTAGTTTTTCAACTAGTTTTTTTATGATACCTATTTGTGCTACTGTCTGAAAGAACAGACATAACCAATCGATGTTTGTTTATTTGCAAGACTAGGAATCTGAACTGAGTTGGTTGTTTGCATCCTAATGCAGGTTGAGCTCTCCAACATATTGGAAAAGATAGTTGATCACCTGAGGGACCAAACTTCTATATCCTTATTGTTCCTCAAACCAGTGACAAAGAAAATCGCTCCTGATTACTACGATGTAATCCTGCGCCCGATGGACCTTGGCACGATAAGGGACAAGGCGAGGAAGATGGAGTACAAAAACAGGGACGAGTTCAGGCATGACGTGGCGCAGATCAGATTGAACGCGCATTTGTACAATGACTCGCGGCACCCCCACATCCCTCCGCTAGCTGAGCAGCTCCTGGAGATATGCGACAGCCTTCTCTTGGAGAGCGCggacttgctcgatgatgcggaaAGCGCGATCGAGGGGTAGGACAATAACAAGATACAGCACCTTTGCGCCGTATCATCATCCTGACGTAGATTGCTGTACCTGCTGATCTTTAGCGAGCAAGGGGGGAAAGCACACCTGTAAATTCTTTTTTAGGTTGGTCCTCGACTGTTTCTTCTGCCTGGTGGCTGCTTCCGGGTGTTTGGAGTCGGAGTGTACACAAGCAAGCTTTAGGCTAGTCGTCTAGGCAGGGCCTGCTGTACCTATGGGGCCTCTTGCTGTAAAAAAGTGTAGCAATATTACAATGTCAATATTCAGATGTTGTAGCTGTACATCCTGTGCGCGGATGATCTTTTTTGAATCATATGGATATAGATGCAGAAAGGTCAAACAACTATTCTTATGGGCTCCTCTGTTGCTAATGTTATTTGTATCAATTCGATTCAAAGGGTAGTCACTGATGTTTGATCTGTTTGAACTGGCATTGTTTGGTGAATGTTTCTGTGTAATGAGAGGCAACTGTACAAAATGTCCATAGTCAAAGCGTGTGGAATTGTGGATTGAGTTATTATCATGTACAAGTTGCTTACCTGCTTGTGTATATAACATTATTTTGAGGTGCCAGATGATGTGTACAATGGAGACTTGTGGCTATGCCTTGGTGATGTAACACGGTATTAACCAAACCATCTTCTATACAATGTTTTTCCTCACCTGATGCTGTTTCTCGTAGTACTTGGTCGCAAAGGATGATGTGATCCATTTTTGATCAGGATCTTGACGTATTAACAGTGCACAATAGCTAGAGATTATCGTTACTACTTATTTGCCTTACCCGGGAGAAAATATAGGTTTACTAATCCATAAGTACAGACTCCCCCGGAGGGAGTACAAAATGTCTTTGGTTTTTTCTGCAGTGTCGGACTGACGACGCATACATTCAGACCGGACGAACAGCACAATCAGACTGAAAGCGTGTTCCGTTTGGCAGTGACGAAACCCGGGAAGCGGGCGACGTTTTTGTAATCCCAAAATTCAGTGTGGTGCTTCCGTCGGCCAGAGAAGAAGACCCGACTCATTCTTTGCtatgccatgccatgcatgcgTTCAAATCATGGGTGTCTTGCATTGCGATTTGGGATAGCTACAAGCTGCTAACCGCACCACCTAACCTACCATGAGTCCATGACCAGTTCCGAGTTGCAGTCACTTTCGCAAGCTTATCTTTCTCATTGCTGTGCACAAGTAATCTCCCAAGTGAAAGAGTAGTACTCTTGACCGTCGAGTAGTTTCAGACGTAGGCAGGCAGCTAGCCATGGCCGGGTCCTCTCACCACCGGCGTTGCCTGGTCGTGATCCTCCTCATCGTCGTTTTGCAGACGTCCTTGTACGTCAGCTCGGCTGCGGCGTCGACGCCTCTGGCGGCGGAGCGGACGCGGCGGAAGGACCCGCTGGACGGGCTCCGCTACTACGGCGGCGGATGGAACATCAGCGACAGGCACTACATCGCGGCAAGTTCCTCTCACTTAGCTTCTACCATGCTTGGTTTCACCCCGTACGTTGTGCTCACGCTCTCGCCGCTACGTGCAGTCGGTGGCTTTCAGCGCGGCGCCGGCGTTCGCGGCCGCAGCGGTTTGGTTCGTCGCCTTCGCCTTGGCGGGGCTCGTGGCCTGCTGCTGCCGGTGCTGCCGCGGCGGCACCATCAGCGACTACTCCTACTCACGCAAGAAATTCGCCGTCTCCCTCATCCTCGTCCTCGCCTTCACGGCGGCCGCCGTCATCGGGTGCGCGGTGCTGTACGACGGACAAGGGAAGCTGGACTGGACAGCACCACCTCCTCGGGCCCTTCCTAGCACGATAGATGAGCGTTCGCGGGTACGGTCTGGGTGCGGGTCGACGTTCCGGCCGGGCACGTTTTCTTCGGCGCGCCTTGTTTCGATGGGGACCACCAAACCATGGCAAATACGGAGTACTATGCACCACGATCGATCGAAGGTAGCGAGACGAGAATCGCACACGCACACGCACACGCACGCCCCCGCCCCCCTTCCCTCACGTGCGCGCGTGCCTACGCCAGCCTGGCTCCAGCAGGTTCGTTTCTTTTCCGCCCCCctcctttccttttcttttcttgctTAATTGCATGCGGGGTGGGTCAATTCAATTAATCCAGACTTGTCctcttattttcttttcttttgttttatcACAACAACCTAAGCTAAGCTAGCTAGCTACGACTAGGCTAATCTCGATCAGCTCCGCACTCCACAAGCTACGTGGATTCAGTCCTTTTCCTATTATCTTAATTTGCTCAATACCAAAAGGAATTCATCACGTTTAATTCTTTCTCTCTGCGCGCGCGCGGCCGGTACGCACGCAAGTAATCTCCCaatttttttctcaaaaaaaagtaATCTCCCAATTCCACTTGCTCCTCTTGCCGGTGGAATTAataatttttttcgataaagggaatatattaatatcaagaagataccaattacacccagcctctgcaacaacgcaccaccctaatggcactacggatgcacacagccaaaaacaagaaaagaaaactaagaaataaaagtcccgctacagtatctcgggcctaacaacagcaatacatccaccgccaagaccggTGCAATTAATAATACATGGAGCCACAGAGCTTAATTCATTTTGGGGCGCTCTATCTCCATGCATGTACCTATATGCTGTTTCATTTATCTCTCAGACGCGAACGCGCGTGGCCATGCACTATACCTCGTTTTTTTTCTCCCCTTGACATTTCTCTCGCGCACGCGCACCCAAGATTAATTTACTTTGCCTTTTTTCCATCCACCGGTTCAAATCACCAACAT
It includes:
- the LOC139833005 gene encoding transcription initiation factor TFIID subunit 1-like, which gives rise to MSVAGSSVSDKRTMDATDLKSTGKVGKIKIFNKIKSEDYPPDTPKPSVVIRPPAEAEKDAPRKKVIIKQPKGHVDQQRAIDIRSGQEPRKIRKIAELSTLEKANREEDHWFAGEPSQMNSSGRLGSEGNRKNKVMGNDESWRAFQEQRERQEQRLIEARMYEASREEELQKAKKKNKKKKKHEFRDDDVLDHRPYRNDRKVPERNRAAKRRTPADMAEYAPSAKRRRGGEVELSNILEKIVDHLRDQTSISLLFLKPVTKKIAPDYYDVILRPMDLGTIRDKARKMEYKNRDEFRHDVAQIRLNAHLYNDSRHPHIPPLAEQLLEICDSLLLESADLLDDAESAIEG